A window of Mucilaginibacter paludis DSM 18603 contains these coding sequences:
- a CDS encoding IS3 family transposase, with protein MKMQSCPRGLRGFCRLLGHSPQAYYQHQKLSGKKSLEEDLLIQQVLYHRTFQPRLGCRKLHVMMEPFMEGHDMYICRDLLFDLLRENDLLIVKRRRSQPQTTDSNHWMKKYPDLIKDIRLSRADELWVSDITYIRLRKKKFAYLSLITDAYSRKIVGFCMHIDLSAEGPLTALEMALKGRASDKPLIHHSDRGSQYCSDGYVTLLKSNTINISMTQSGNPKDNAIAERVNGILKQELLEDAYSNSNQAQCSAKIAIDIYNRMRPHSSVDMMTPEKAHTQTGPIKRRWRNLLNHPTAKVMA; from the coding sequence ATGAAAATGCAAAGTTGCCCACGCGGTCTTCGTGGGTTTTGCAGACTGCTTGGTCATTCACCGCAGGCGTACTATCAGCACCAGAAATTGTCAGGCAAAAAATCGCTTGAGGAGGACCTGCTTATCCAGCAAGTACTCTATCACCGTACTTTTCAGCCTCGGCTTGGATGCCGGAAACTGCATGTGATGATGGAACCATTTATGGAAGGTCATGACATGTATATATGCAGGGATCTGCTTTTTGACTTGTTGCGGGAAAATGATTTACTGATTGTAAAGAGAAGGCGCAGTCAGCCCCAAACAACAGATTCCAATCACTGGATGAAGAAATATCCCGACCTTATAAAGGACATCAGGTTAAGCCGCGCAGATGAGTTATGGGTAAGTGATATTACCTACATACGTCTGAGAAAGAAGAAGTTCGCTTACCTGAGCCTGATAACGGATGCTTATAGCCGTAAGATTGTTGGCTTCTGTATGCATATTGATTTGTCGGCAGAGGGGCCGCTGACAGCCTTGGAAATGGCGTTAAAAGGGAGGGCAAGCGATAAGCCATTAATACATCATTCCGATCGTGGCTCACAATACTGTAGCGACGGCTATGTAACCTTATTAAAATCTAATACTATCAATATCAGCATGACCCAAAGCGGCAACCCCAAAGACAACGCTATTGCAGAAAGAGTGAACGGGATACTTAAACAGGAGCTGCTTGAAGATGCTTATTCGAATAGTAATCAAGCGCAGTGTTCGGCAAAAATAGCCATCGATATTTACAACCGGATGAGGCCGCACAGCAGCGTGGATATGATGACACCGGAAAAGGCGCACACGCAAACCGGCCCGATCAAGCGCCGGTGGAGAAATCTGCTTAACCATCCGACAGCAAAAGTGATGGCATAG